The proteins below come from a single Fodinicurvata sp. EGI_FJ10296 genomic window:
- a CDS encoding alkaline phosphatase family protein yields the protein MIAETRSNRRVVLLICDGHRADFVTPDYCPEIAAFSAESRRFGNHTAIFPSATRASAASIATGCWPATHGLHGNMMGLPEAGGVRIHDVGDPAFRGKMREAFGRTLRVPTLAERLANHGGAVIASNVSPGAAYFHDPDHFGEVVHRAGAFGPGGRPLTADEAPIVSHDAAGDRDLTRWMCGRAIVRGGPALSVLWLSDPDLSMHADALGSTTHLAGIAAADACFAEARDAVEALRAQGEDVLFIVASDHGQETVMAHVAVDDLLVGAGLKDHADSTEVVVAPQGGSGLVYMAGEGLARRDRVAAFLADHPAIAEVFVGDAMRPLGQAPEAGLQIAFAMARDEAPNGNGVPGRITLCVSGGVSGAKPGKPVGRGSHGGLGRFERHPFLIVNGGGFAAGTIEYGRSHLVDIAPTILRHLGLPRHGMDGMALSRN from the coding sequence ATGATCGCCGAAACCCGAAGCAACCGGCGCGTCGTGCTCCTGATCTGCGACGGCCATCGTGCCGATTTCGTCACGCCCGACTATTGCCCCGAGATCGCGGCATTCAGCGCAGAGAGCCGCCGTTTTGGCAACCATACAGCCATCTTCCCATCAGCGACGCGGGCCAGCGCGGCGTCGATCGCGACCGGCTGCTGGCCGGCAACCCACGGGCTGCATGGCAACATGATGGGGCTGCCGGAGGCCGGTGGCGTAAGGATTCACGATGTCGGCGATCCGGCCTTCCGCGGAAAGATGCGCGAGGCATTCGGGAGAACGCTGCGGGTTCCGACGCTGGCCGAACGGTTGGCCAATCACGGCGGCGCCGTCATCGCATCGAATGTGTCCCCGGGCGCGGCCTATTTCCACGACCCCGACCACTTCGGCGAAGTCGTGCATCGCGCCGGCGCCTTCGGGCCGGGCGGACGGCCACTGACGGCCGATGAAGCCCCGATCGTGAGCCACGATGCCGCCGGAGATCGGGATCTGACCCGCTGGATGTGCGGCCGCGCCATCGTTCGCGGCGGACCGGCGCTCAGCGTGCTGTGGCTGTCCGATCCCGACCTCTCGATGCACGCCGACGCGCTCGGCTCCACCACCCATCTGGCGGGAATCGCCGCCGCCGACGCCTGCTTTGCCGAAGCCCGCGACGCGGTCGAAGCACTAAGGGCTCAGGGAGAGGACGTACTTTTCATCGTCGCGTCCGATCACGGCCAGGAAACGGTGATGGCCCATGTCGCCGTCGACGATCTGCTTGTCGGGGCGGGCCTCAAGGACCATGCCGACTCCACCGAGGTGGTGGTCGCACCGCAAGGCGGCAGCGGGCTGGTCTACATGGCCGGTGAAGGATTGGCGCGGCGCGACCGGGTGGCGGCCTTTCTTGCCGATCACCCGGCTATTGCCGAGGTATTCGTCGGCGACGCGATGCGCCCACTGGGCCAGGCGCCGGAAGCCGGACTTCAGATCGCCTTTGCCATGGCGCGCGACGAAGCCCCCAACGGGAATGGCGTTCCGGGGCGCATCACGCTGTGCGTCTCGGGGGGCGTCTCGGGCGCCAAACCCGGCAAACCGGTCGGTCGCGGCAGCCACGGCGGCCTCGGCCGCTTCGAACGGCATCCCTTTCTGATCGTCAACGGGGGCGGCTTCGCTGCGGGAACCATCGAATACGGCCGCAGCCATCTGGTCGATATCGCCCCGACCATCCTCAGACATCTGGGCCTGCCCCGCCACGGAATGGACGGCATGGCCCTTTCACGCAACTGA